The DNA segment GGATAAAAACGCCCCCAGAGTGTCCGTTGTTTGGAAATGGTTGTACGCCGGCGCGTCCGGTCGGGCCGTGTATGGTTTCGACTGAGGGTTCCTGCGCTGCGTATTATCGGTATGGATCGGGTGAGTAATCCGTTTTCTATTGTGATATGAGATCGCCACGTCTCTTCGCTTGCACAAGGTTGCAAGCTGCGTTCCTCGCGAAGACAAGATAAAGGATTGTATTTCGATGTTGCATGATGAAACCATTCTGCTCGATCACGGCGAAGGCGGCGCGGCAACTGCGCGGCTGGTCGAACAGCTCTTCTTCCAACATTTCGGTTCGAGTGGCGTACCGGAGGATGCAACAATTCTACCGGGAGCCGAGCGTATTGCAATAACGACCGATTCGTTTGTCGTGCGTCCCGTCGAATTCCCCGGTGGCGATATTGGAAAGTTATCGGTGTGCGGTACGGTAAACGATCTGGTGGTCATGGGCGCCATTCCCCAATATCTGACGGCGGGTTTTTTACTCGAAGAAGGATTGGAAATCGCATTACTCGACCGGATAGTAGCTTCGATGTCGAAAACGGCACAAGCAGCGGGTGTACGCATCGTTGCCGGCGATACGAAAGTCGTCGGAAAAGGGGACGCCGACCGAATTTTTATTAATACAACCGGAATCGGATTTGTTCCTGAACAGCGGCTTCTTAGCAGCGCGAGCTGCCAGCCGGGCGATGTGATTCTCATTAGCGGATCGATTGGCGAACATGGCATTGCGGTGATGGTCGCACGGGAGAGTTTTGGTATTTCCGGCGATTTGGTTAGCGATTGTCAACCGCTGCACGACCTTGCAGAAGCGTTACTGGATGCAGTTCCTACCGTTCGTTGTATGCGCGATCCAACCCGCGGCGGCGTTGCTACGACTCTGTTGGAAATCGCAACCGCTTCCAAGGTTGGCATGGAATTGCGGGAAGAATACTTACCTATCAGACGACCGGTACAATCGGCATGCGATTTGTTGGGACTCGATCCGTTGTATGTCGCCTGCGAAGGACGGTTTCTGGCAGTCGTACCGCCGGAAGCCGCCGAGCGGGCATTACAAGCGTTACGCAATCATCCGAAAGGTGCGGGAGCCCAGATTATCGGCGAAGTCGTCGATTTTCCAAAGAAGCTGTTATTGAAAACCCGCGCGGGCGGCAAACGTCCGCTAATCGCACTCGAAGGCGCTCAACTTCCGAGGATTTGCTGATGCACGAAGCCGCTTTAGCACAGTATGTTATCGAACAACTGGATAAAAAAGTGCAATCGGGTACGCTGCCCGACGCCATTATCAAAGTCTATTTGAAAGTAGGAAAATTGACGGCGGTAGTACCGGACAACCTCTCGTTTATGTTCAGCGTTTTGCGGGAAGACACGACATTGCGCAACGCCGAACTACTGATCGAAGAAGTCCCAATCACCGGCTGTTGCAAATCCTGTCAGCAAGAATTTTCGATTGATGAAATGTATTTTTTCTGTCCTTCATGTACATCTCCCGAAGTAGAAATTCTCACGGGACGGGAGTTGTTCATCGATGGAGTCGAGGTGAATGATGGAACAAACGACAACAAAAATTAGCGTCGTATCGAAGATACTGGACGCCAACGAACGAGTCGCCGCCGAAAACCGGCACCGCTTCGCTCATGCGAATGTCTTGGCAATCAATCTCATCAGCAGTCCCGGATCGGGAAAAACGACGTTATTGGAAACCACGATTCCAAAACTGATGGCGAAAGGGTTGAAAGTCGGAGTCATCGCCGCAGATATCGCTACGACTGCCGATGCGGAGCGGATCGCCGCCCATGGGATTCGGGTGATTCAGATTACGACCGACGCCTTTGGCGGGGCGTGTCATTTGGAAGCGCCGACCGTCCGCCAAGCGCTCGATCAATTCGAGTTACACGGATTGGATATTCTCTTTATCGAGAATGTCGGGAATCTGGTTTGTCCGGCAGAGTTCGATATTGGCGAAGCGTTGCGTGTGGTTATGCTTTCGATTACCGAAGGGGAAGACAAACCGCTAAAGTACCCGTTAGCGTTCCGGGTGGCGGATTGCGCGTTGATCAGTAAAATCGACTTAGCGCCACATCTACGGTTTTCGATGGAGAAACTTCGCAACTGTATCACCCAAGTGAATCCGAAATTACCGCAGTTTGAAATCTCCTCACACTCGGAAGCGGGATATGAGCCGTGGCTTAACTGGCTGGTGCAGATGCATGAGTGCAAGAGCGAACTGCTCAACCACACCCATGACGAAGAAGGACTGGGGAAAGGTCACACCCACTCCCACGGACATAGCCACGGACACAGCCACTAAAACAAAACGATATTGGGAATGGCGCGGAGGAGTCGACGCAATCATCGCGGCGGTTCCTCCGTTTGCTATGTTTAGCCGCGCCGAATACCGCTCCGCAACCGCTCTGCTCAAAAATGCAATCCAAGAAAAAGCCAATTGCAATATTCTTCATGTTGCGTGTGGGGTGAAATCCCTGGAACTCGCCGGGGTGAATGCAGCAGCGATGATACTGCTTGATCGTTCCCATGCGATGCTCCGACACGCAGCGTTACGGAATCCGCAAGCGACCTTGCTATGTGCCGATACTTCTGCATTACCGTTTCAGAATGAAACATTCGATGGCATTGTAGCAATTGGAATCAGCGAGTACATCGGCGAGCCGTTGGCATGGCTGCTTGAGTTGAAACGGTGTCTTCGACCGGGCGGAGCGCTCATTCTGTCTATCGCGCCGGATCATTGGCGTAACCGTATACGTAAGTTGTGGAATCGGGAATTGTGGTTGAGAGAGCAAAAGGAATGGTTTGAGTACTTCCGACAAAGTGGTTTCCAAGTGGTAGAAACAAGTGAACTGTTGTTACAGGTGCAGTTTAGATGTACCTGAACTATCTTAAAAAATGTAACAACTGAAATACTTACAACGGCTGCCTCACATTGTTTCGTGTTGTGTGTTACGGAGGGATCATGGTAAGGTCGAAAACCAATTTCGTTTTGTTTACATCTTTTCTGATACTAAACATTCCATTTTTGAATGGTTATGCAACAGATGGGATTTTGCATGTACGTAACCAACAGTCACCAGTTTTTTTCAGTTGCCGTTTTGAAAACCACATTTCTGCATCAAGACCATTCGATTTAACTGTTAAAGTTAAAGTCACACCCCTCGCGACTCGAAGTGAAATTGATGTCACATTATCCGATGAGTTAGAGGCACTGAGCGGGAACTTGCACTGGAGTCCACGATTACAGTCCGATGATTTTCAGGAAGTAGTACTCACATTACGAATGAATAGTCTTGGGATACATCAAATTGATGTCGTCTTGACCACCGACCTTGACCCAGCCAAACAACCAGATAATAGGTTTCCGCGTATTTCATATACTTACTACCTCTATGCCAGAGCAGATACAGTTGCAATCTATGGTGATACAATAAGTATGCAACAAGCAATCCTAGATTCATTACTACCACATGATAAAGCAGTTCAACATCGCTTGGAGGTAACTCGGGATTCCATATATCAAGCGGAGAGAGAACAAGAACATCGTTTGTTTGTTTCTTGGTTGCAAACTGACTCATCTGATCTTTCTAACTACACGCCAGAACAAGTCGATCTGATTCAGCGTCACCGCCTCGTCTATTCAGCTCCAACCGATGAACATATCACACAAATCATCAATGCGAATCCATTTTATGGTCGACCTTATCTAACGGCTCCTACCGTTAGACTTAGACTCTATGGCGTTTATCGCTTTGATCAACAAATCATACATGCGGAAAGCAGTAGTATCCGCGATAGCTTATTGAGTGAACGACCGAATGTTCTTGAAAGAGTTCGGTTGCAGAACCTACCATAATTATTGGAATTGCATTTTGTTCAACGTGCAATTTGAAAATTATGAAGTTAAACAGTAACTCTCAGAAATAAAGTGCAGTAAATAGTGAGTCTTCTCAACGTTTGGACATATTTTGAACTCAGTTTTCTTTTGGTGCGGAATTCTGACTGATTGCTCGCCCCTTTATATTGTAGTTCAACACAATCCCACATATAATGTGTGAAAGATCATGTTAAAGCCCCGTCACCACATTTTCCGATGGATCGGTTGATGTGAAGACGGGGCTGTTTGCAGTTAGATTTTAGTACGATATATAATTACTTAGTTGTGCTCACAGCGTTCGGCTCCCGGCGTTGCGATGTTGTCAATCCATCGATTGCAGTTACTCGGTAGAAACAACGCCCGGTCACACCCGTATCGATAAAAGTAGTCGTCGTTCCACTAACCGAGCCTACCAGTGTTCCGGTTTCCGGGGGATTGAAGTATCCGTTCACGCTTCGATAAATCCGGTAGCCGGCTACTTGATTTTCCGGCGGTGTCCAGCTTAACAACGCTCCGGGATTCAGATACTGAATTGTTAGCAGGGATGGCGAACCCGGTGGTTGAGGGATCACAAAGCCGGAAAATGCCGGTTGACTCCATTTCCCATTTTCATCACGAACCCGCACAAACAACGAGTGATTTCCCAGCGAAACACCGGTTAACGATAGCAGGAAATTCGCATGTACCGAATCGGCATTGGCAATGGCAACTGAAGTGGCGTTTCCAATCCCCGGATCGTTATCGAGGAAATATTCGGCACGAGTGATATTCGGTGTCGTTTGGTTGTAATTTCCGTTCCAAAAACACCGCGAAATCGGGTGCGACCATTTCTCTGACTGATCTTTCACCCGAATCCAAACCTGATGAAACCCATAAGACATCGATGTTAGCGGTACCGTTACCGATGCTCCCACCGAATCGCCAGTGATTATCGGAAGTGGTGTGCCAAAACCGGGGCTAGCGAGTGAGTCGAAACTGTATTCGACACGAGTGATGTTTTGTGATGCCAGTTGTTCTAACCAAAATGGCCGGTAAACCGGGAGCGACCATTTATTATTCTGCGCCCGTACCCGAAACCCAAAGACATGCATCCCTGGTCCAACATTCGGTAACGATGCAATAAACTGCATACCCACCGAATCGGCAGGGGTAACAATTACGGTATTTGCCGCGACAGCTCCCGGATCGGTATCAAGAAACCACTCCGCCCCGGAAACCGTTGTCGATGGCAGATGCTCGATCCAAAGTGGTCGCGTCGTCGGTAACGACCAGTTACCTGCGCGATCATTAACCCGGATACCAAGTACATGGAAACCGGGACTCTGGGTAGCAACTGGCACCGCGAAGCTCACCGAAACCGAATCAGATTCCCGGAAGATAATCTCACTCCCGTGGGTTGGACCGGGATCGA comes from the bacterium genome and includes:
- a CDS encoding fibronectin type III domain-containing protein, producing DPGPTHGSEIIFRESDSVSVSFAVPVATQSPGFHVLGIRVNDRAGNWSLPTTRPLWIEHLPSTTVSGAEWFLDTDPGAVAANTVIVTPADSVGMQFIASLPNVGPGMHVFGFRVRAQNNKWSLPVYRPFWLEQLASQNITRVEYSFDSLASPGFGTPLPIITGDSVGASVTVPLTSMSYGFHQVWIRVKDQSEKWSHPISRCFWNGNYNQTTPNITRAEYFLDNDPGIGNATSVAIANADSVHANFLLSLTGVSLGNHSLFVRVRDENGKWSQPAFSGFVIPQPPGSPSLLTIQYLNPGALLSWTPPENQVAGYRIYRSVNGYFNPPETGTLVGSVSGTTTTFIDTGVTGRCFYRVTAIDGLTTSQRREPNAVSTTK
- the hypB gene encoding hydrogenase nickel incorporation protein HypB, coding for MMEQTTTKISVVSKILDANERVAAENRHRFAHANVLAINLISSPGSGKTTLLETTIPKLMAKGLKVGVIAADIATTADAERIAAHGIRVIQITTDAFGGACHLEAPTVRQALDQFELHGLDILFIENVGNLVCPAEFDIGEALRVVMLSITEGEDKPLKYPLAFRVADCALISKIDLAPHLRFSMEKLRNCITQVNPKLPQFEISSHSEAGYEPWLNWLVQMHECKSELLNHTHDEEGLGKGHTHSHGHSHGHSH
- the hypA gene encoding hydrogenase maturation nickel metallochaperone HypA; the encoded protein is MHEAALAQYVIEQLDKKVQSGTLPDAIIKVYLKVGKLTAVVPDNLSFMFSVLREDTTLRNAELLIEEVPITGCCKSCQQEFSIDEMYFFCPSCTSPEVEILTGRELFIDGVEVNDGTNDNKN
- a CDS encoding methyltransferase domain-containing protein, with amino-acid sequence MFSRAEYRSATALLKNAIQEKANCNILHVACGVKSLELAGVNAAAMILLDRSHAMLRHAALRNPQATLLCADTSALPFQNETFDGIVAIGISEYIGEPLAWLLELKRCLRPGGALILSIAPDHWRNRIRKLWNRELWLREQKEWFEYFRQSGFQVVETSELLLQVQFRCT
- the hypE gene encoding hydrogenase expression/formation protein HypE, encoding MLHDETILLDHGEGGAATARLVEQLFFQHFGSSGVPEDATILPGAERIAITTDSFVVRPVEFPGGDIGKLSVCGTVNDLVVMGAIPQYLTAGFLLEEGLEIALLDRIVASMSKTAQAAGVRIVAGDTKVVGKGDADRIFINTTGIGFVPEQRLLSSASCQPGDVILISGSIGEHGIAVMVARESFGISGDLVSDCQPLHDLAEALLDAVPTVRCMRDPTRGGVATTLLEIATASKVGMELREEYLPIRRPVQSACDLLGLDPLYVACEGRFLAVVPPEAAERALQALRNHPKGAGAQIIGEVVDFPKKLLLKTRAGGKRPLIALEGAQLPRIC